TGCCAAACCTGCAGTGGTAACATTGATATTAAACAGGTTTATCAAAAGCTCGCTGTTTACAGTTCCCTCCCCTGCATTGGTAGTAAGGGTTAAAGCCTCCAAATCAGCTATAAGCAAATCCGTGCTGCTGCCATTCTGAACTCTGAAACCACTCGCATAATAGGTTGGATTAAAATCAAATAATGTCATGTTGCCAATTGTAGACCATGTACCCGCAAGCGTAAGGTTGCTGATTTCAACATTATTATACAGAATATTATCATCCTCAGGGTCGGAGTTGAATATGGTCTGGGTATCAAATGAGATTAATTCTGAAAAGCCATTTAAGTTTGGATCTGTAATATATGTTGCCCCTGCAAAGGAAAAGGAAACTGCTTCAACCTGTTTTTCAAATAGGCAAAGTGCTAGTGTAAGGAATAAAAGAGTAAAAACTATTATATTTTTTTTCATACTATAAAAACCTCCTTAAGCAATCAACTCTTTGATTTATATTGATATTTTCTCCATTCACCTGTTTTAACAATCCATTCCTAATTCTGATATAATAATGCAAGAACCATACCAAACAGTTTTTAACACAATAACTTATTGATTTTATTGTAATTTTATTTGTTGTGCTGTTTTTTTTTTAAACACTGAATATGAAAAGTGTTCAAAAACCCGACAGTTTTTCCTGTTAAATCTATATTAAGCTTATTTTTCAAAAGGTTAAAAGTGTCAAAAAAACCGACGTTTTTTAGGCTTTTTTATCATCCTAGAAAACTTTAGCACAAATTTGTTGCATTGCTAAAGAAAAAAATGGTAAAAAAATGAAAATTTTTGAGTCTCCAAAATAATGACAAAAAAACTTAAAATAATTAAAGACCCTCAAAAGCTTTACAACTATGCCTGTTACTGGTTGAACCAATATCCCTGCTCGGCTATAAAACTGAAAGAAAGGTTGTTAAAAAAATGCTGCAGCGAGGAAACTATTAACGAAGTGATTTTTCGTTTAAAAGAGCTTAATTATTTGAATGACAAAAAATTGGCTTTAAACATCATCTCCACATATCTTAAAAAAGGCTATGGCAAAAATCGAATTAACAGAAAACTTTATGAGAAGAAAATATTTGATAAGGAAATATTAGAATCAGCGTGGAAAGAATTCAACTCTGGGGAGGAAAAAGAGAAGATTTCAGAGGTTATTGAAAAGAGGGCAGGTCGTTATGATTTAAACGAAGCGAAAGGTAAAAAGGCATTAATTGGATACCTGCTTCAGAGGGGGTTTGAATATGATGATATAATGGAAGCTTTAAGGGGAAAAAAGTTATTATAACTAAAAATATAGAAAATTTCTATGTTTTTAGAAACAGAATAAAAAAAAAGAGCAGGTTTTTAACCTGCTCTTTTTGAATTTGCAGTTATACAGCTTAACTTATTAACTTACCATCTGCTGTTTCTGTTATTTCTTCCGCCCCCGTCATTGCGTTCTCTGCTCTCCATAGGACGCGCCTCATTAACTACAATTTTTCTACCATTAAGCTCAGTTCCGTTAAGAGCTGCGGTAGCTTTCTGAGCATCTTCATCAGACTTCATCTCCACAAAGCCAAATCCCTTTGACTGGCCTGTGTATTTGTCAGAAATTACCTTTCCTGACTCAACAGCACCATGCTGAGAAAAAAGTTCTACTAATTGTCCCTCACTCAATGAATAAGGAAGACTGCCCACATACAATTTTTTACCCATATAACCTCCAAAAGTTAGGGTTTTCTTGAGACTCAGATTAATTCAATGGGATTAAAGTGGTGAAGATACTCTGGTAAGGATAAATCTTTCCAAGCTTTCCGATTAAAATCCGATTCACAAGCAATTCAAATCCGGGTCTTTTAATTAAATTCTTACTTGCCACCAGACCCAAAGGTAACAAGATATTTACTTATAGCCAAATCAATTAGTTTTGTCAAGGAAATTAAAATAAATTTGTCTTTGAGAGATAATAAATTTAAATTATTAATTTTTTATTCTTCAGAATTTCTAATGGTGAAACAAGGTGTTTTTTTAGGCCTAATTCTTTGACACCCGATCCAAAAGCCAATCCAAGAAGCTGGGAAAAATAAAAGACTGGCAGGTCATATCTTGCATTATATTTTTCAAAAATATCATTCTGCCTTGTATCAAGGTTTGCATGGCACAGAGGGCAGGCAACTGATATTGCTTCTGCGCCTACATCTTTAGCATTTTGAAGAATGAGATTTGTAAGCCTTAGCACAGACTCAGTCCTTGCAAGGGCAAAGCTTGCGCCACAACAGTCAGTCTTGTAAGACCAGTCTAAAACATTTGCACCACAGGCTTTTAAAATCTCGTCCATGCTCTCAGGATATT
The nucleotide sequence above comes from Candidatus Schekmanbacteria bacterium RIFCSPLOWO2_02_FULL_38_14. Encoded proteins:
- a CDS encoding RNA-binding protein, with the protein product MGKKLYVGSLPYSLSEGQLVELFSQHGAVESGKVISDKYTGQSKGFGFVEMKSDEDAQKATAALNGTELNGRKIVVNEARPMESRERNDGGGRNNRNSRW